The sequence ACATCTGGCTACTCACCGGCCTGCGGCAATGAGTGGAAACCCGGCGTCTGCCACAAGCCCCGGGTGAAATGCGGCGACTGCAACCAGCGACAGCTCCTGCCGGTGACCGATCAGGTGATTTACGACCATTTGGCCGGGAAACAGACCATCGGCGTCTATCCACTCCTGATCGACGACAGTTGCTACTTTCTGGCGGCCGATTTCGATGAGGCCGACTGGCGGGAGGATGCCAAGGCTTTCATGCAATCCTGCCGTGAACTTGGCATTCCGGCGGCGCTGGAGATTTCCCGCTCCGGCAACGGTGCTCACGCCTGGATCTTTTTTGCCGAGGCGGCTCCGGCCCGCGAGGCCCGGCAGCTTGGGGCAGCACTGATCAGTCAAACCTGCGACCGCACCCGGCAATTATCACTCGCCAGCTTCGACCGCCGCGGCTTTGACCGGCATTGTCGAACTGGACGAAAAATACATTGGCGGCAAACCGCGCTATCAGGAAGGCGTTGTTCACAAACGCGGCAGAGGAACCCGCAAACAATGGGTGCTGGTTGCCGTTGAGCGCAACGGCCCGGTGCGGTCGGCACCAGTTCCAAGCGACAGTATCCCCAACCTGTCGCCCATCGTTGATCGGTTCGTCGATAAACGGGCTCATCTTAAAACCGATGAGTTGCAAGCGTATAAACGAATCGGCGAAGGGTACGCTTCTCATGTGTGGGTGAATCACCAGCGCAAGGAATACCCACGTGGCGAAATCCACAACAACACAGCCGAATCTTATAACGCGATACTTGAGCGGGCCAGGCAAGGTATCTTTCATTATTTGAGCAAAAAG is a genomic window of Desulfobacteraceae bacterium containing:
- a CDS encoding IS1595 family transposase → MTGIVELDEKYIGGKPRYQEGVVHKRGRGTRKQWVLVAVERNGPVRSAPVPSDSIPNLSPIVDRFVDKRAHLKTDELQAYKRIGEGYASHVWVNHQRKEYPRGEIHNNTAESYNAILERARQGIFHYLSKKHLSCYLHEIGFRWNQRELVLKTNEKSELKLVMKRLPVMARLRSLLAHAPGRQLRRSINGGIYCSEPT